A single window of Syntrophotalea acetylenica DNA harbors:
- a CDS encoding zinc dependent phospholipase C family protein encodes MAFILFITTFFAILAIPADASAWGLGVHLQLGSQVLGELHLLPETLRHLIAAHPFDFLYGCISADITLGKRFTHYLQHCHSWRVGCRILEAAENDAQRACAYGYIAHLAADTIAHAYLIPYKLVRTFNTVMHKHTYWEMRFEGRVNPACWALARSLAQKDLSADDTMLRKTLAPTLFSFGTNKRLFNSLLLLSRLQQWQKMLRSLSEHSKWTLQEDNQDEYLGLAHEAVMSVLRHMQDSPYWKADPAGERALNAARAIRKNLRLLWLEGKLPDNQAEQLLGEIKLRLRRGITHPEKLLELLSGY; translated from the coding sequence ATGGCGTTCATATTGTTCATCACCACATTTTTCGCGATTCTCGCTATCCCGGCCGATGCATCGGCCTGGGGTCTCGGTGTCCATCTGCAACTGGGCTCGCAGGTGCTTGGCGAACTGCACCTTCTGCCGGAAACGCTGCGGCACCTGATCGCCGCGCATCCTTTCGATTTTCTCTACGGCTGCATCAGCGCCGACATCACTCTCGGCAAACGTTTCACCCATTACCTGCAGCACTGCCATTCCTGGCGGGTAGGCTGCCGCATCCTCGAAGCCGCCGAGAACGATGCCCAGCGCGCCTGTGCCTACGGCTACATCGCCCATCTGGCTGCCGACACCATTGCCCACGCCTATCTGATTCCCTACAAGCTGGTGCGAACCTTCAATACCGTCATGCACAAACACACTTACTGGGAGATGCGCTTCGAAGGCCGGGTAAATCCCGCCTGCTGGGCCCTGGCGCGCTCTTTGGCACAGAAAGATCTGAGTGCCGACGACACCATGCTGCGCAAAACTCTGGCACCGACGCTGTTCTCCTTTGGCACCAACAAGCGTCTGTTCAACTCTCTGCTATTGTTGAGCCGCCTGCAGCAATGGCAGAAAATGCTACGTTCCCTTTCCGAGCACTCCAAGTGGACGCTACAGGAAGACAATCAGGATGAATACCTCGGCCTGGCCCATGAAGCCGTAATGAGCGTGTTGCGGCACATGCAGGACAGCCCTTACTGGAAAGCCGATCCCGCTGGAGAAAGGGCCCTTAACGCCGCCAGGGCCATCCGCAAAAATCTGCGGCTGCTCTGGCTGGAGGGGAAGTTGCCCGACAATCAGGCAGAGCAGTTGCTTGGCGAGATCAAACTGCGGCTGCGCCGCGGAATCACTCATCCGGAAAAACTTCTCGAACTGCTGTCGGGCTACTGA
- a CDS encoding ATP-binding cassette domain-containing protein, giving the protein MLRLENITRVRLRQDGSSVHILRDVCLEIAAGDAVVLIGPSGSGKTTLLRLVNRLEDPTAGRILLDGMDIASMNPVQLRQRVALVPQKTTMFQGSVLDNLRAPFLLRKQQPPPLRDPLWREVLDLAQLSGEFLDRPAGSLSLGQQQRVGLARALVGRPAMLLLDEPTSALDRPACDGLARSLRSLCRTRGVTLLLASHDLWFVPRVADQAVFLNDGKIEEQGPAGDLFNNPRSAALRRFLVHSDAGGDLP; this is encoded by the coding sequence TTGCTGAGGCTGGAAAATATCACCAGGGTTCGTCTGCGCCAGGACGGATCGTCCGTGCACATTCTGCGGGATGTCTGCCTGGAGATTGCGGCCGGGGACGCCGTGGTGCTGATAGGCCCCTCCGGTAGCGGCAAGACCACGCTGTTGCGTCTTGTCAATCGGCTGGAAGATCCGACTGCGGGCCGGATTCTGCTTGACGGTATGGATATCGCCTCGATGAATCCTGTGCAGCTGCGCCAGCGGGTCGCTCTGGTGCCGCAGAAAACCACCATGTTCCAGGGGAGTGTGCTGGATAACCTGCGGGCACCGTTTCTGCTACGCAAACAGCAACCGCCGCCGCTGCGTGATCCGCTGTGGCGGGAGGTGCTGGATCTTGCGCAGTTGTCCGGCGAGTTTCTGGACCGGCCGGCCGGTTCCTTGTCTCTGGGGCAGCAGCAGCGGGTAGGATTGGCGCGGGCGCTTGTCGGTCGCCCGGCCATGCTGCTTTTGGACGAACCGACCAGCGCCCTGGACCGACCGGCCTGTGACGGGCTCGCCCGATCGCTTCGCAGCCTGTGTCGCACGCGGGGCGTGACGTTGCTGCTGGCAAGTCATGATTTATGGTTTGTGCCGCGCGTCGCCGATCAGGCCGTGTTCCTCAATGACGGAAAAATCGAGGAGCAGGGGCCGGCTGGGGATCTGTTCAATAATCCTCGCAGCGCGGCCTTGCGCCGTTTTCTGGTACATTCCGACGCCGGGGGAGACCTGCCATGA
- a CDS encoding uracil-DNA glycosylase, translating into MPDKLYRDVCETVGQVRGLLENLQLLGVRHLPPAVPTEDLPVCVTSQDSGDGAGPCRPESLEEIRADLGDCQRCMLCEKREHIVFGCGSAAARLVLVGEAPGREEDKQGMPFVGEAGRLLDRMLFAMGLGREDVYICNVLKCRPPGNRDPQSEEIAACEPFLIRQLAAIRPRVIVGMGRFAVQTLLREKQAVSRLRGQWREYEGIPLMPTYHPAYLLRNPASKREVWEDLKQVMGRLRGSDA; encoded by the coding sequence ATGCCGGATAAGCTTTACCGTGATGTTTGTGAGACGGTCGGCCAGGTGCGCGGGCTGTTGGAAAACCTCCAATTACTCGGGGTGCGGCATTTGCCGCCTGCCGTGCCGACAGAGGATCTGCCGGTTTGCGTGACCTCCCAGGACTCTGGGGATGGTGCCGGACCGTGCCGACCGGAAAGTCTGGAGGAGATCCGCGCGGATCTGGGAGATTGCCAACGCTGCATGCTCTGCGAAAAACGCGAACACATCGTGTTCGGTTGCGGTAGTGCCGCGGCTCGCCTGGTGCTGGTCGGCGAGGCTCCGGGCCGCGAAGAGGACAAGCAGGGGATGCCCTTTGTCGGCGAGGCCGGGCGCCTGCTGGATCGGATGCTTTTTGCCATGGGGCTGGGCCGGGAGGATGTTTATATCTGCAACGTGCTGAAGTGTCGGCCACCAGGCAACAGGGATCCGCAGTCAGAGGAAATTGCTGCTTGCGAACCCTTTTTGATACGACAGTTGGCGGCCATCCGCCCTCGTGTCATTGTGGGTATGGGGCGTTTTGCGGTCCAGACGCTGCTGCGGGAAAAGCAGGCTGTCAGTCGTCTGCGAGGCCAGTGGCGTGAATACGAAGGCATTCCGCTGATGCCTACATACCACCCGGCTTATCTTTTGAGGAATCCCGCTTCGAAGCGGGAAGTGTGGGAAGATCTTAAACAGGTCATGGGCCGGTTGCGTGGCAGTGATGCCTGA